In the genome of Nonomuraea sp. NBC_00507, the window GGGGAGCGGCGTCCTGCAGCTTGGTCAAGGTGGCGCGGTAGGGGCCGACGATCTCCGGCGGAAGCGCCGCCTCGAAAATCGACAGCGCCTGGCCGAGCTTCATCGCACCGCCCTTGAGCTCGCCGAGCACCTTGAAGACCTGCTCGGCCGTACGCTGCTGGACTTCCTGCGCCACGATCTCAGCGGACTTGCCGCCGAGACGTTTGCCCAGTCCGAGGGCGGCGCGACCGGCGAATCCCAGGGGAAGCGTGGCCAGCTTGGCAGAACGCGTGACAGCACGGCGCGGAAGATCGCTCACACTGATGCGCGGAACCTCGGCAGAGATGCCGCTTCCCCCCTTCGTGGTCGTCCCCGGGAACAGGTCAGTCGCGTTTGGGCGACATGACCATTCTTAGCGAATAAGGATCGTTTCGCATACAACGACATTGCGGGTGTACGCGCCACGCCTGCCTTTTCCAGTGCCAATCAGGGGAGACGTCCATTGTGCCGTTCGTCACAGCGGGCTCCTGGCCGTCGAGATGAGCAAGCGCATGCCCGGTCGCCTGTGCCGCGACCAGGGTCGCGAGAGTCGTGTCGCAGGCGATCTCGCCGGGCGGATAACCGCCCAGCCGAGCGGTGACGATCGGCCAGGCCGGGTCGTGGTCGCGGCGGGTCAGGTCCAGACAGTGCAGGCATGCCGTCTCGCCGGGCAACACGAGCGGGCCGACCGTGCCGTGACCTTCGAAGGCGGATGCCAGCAGGTGGGGGATGCCGAGGCAGGTCAGCTCGTTGACCAGCACGCCGTCCAGCGGGCCGACGGGCGCGAGGATGACCAGGTCGGGACGGTCTGACCGGTCTCCCAGGTACGTTCCTCCGGCCAGCACCTCGACAGCCGGCCTGACGCGCTCCTGCCCGTCGATCCGCTGGTCCTTTCGCCTCCTGCGGGTGACCGGCTGAGCTCCATCTCCTCCCCGCCCGGTGCCCGCCTGTGCCTGAGTCCCCGGAGCCTGCGCTGTGGAAGCCTGCGTCCTTTGAGCCTGCCCCGTGGAAGCCCGCGCCCTGTGAGCCTGCACCATGGGAACCTGCGCCCTTTGAGCCGGTGTCCCCTGGGGCGGCGCGCTACGTCCCTGGCCGGCCTGCAACCCAGACGCCGACGAAGCCGAGCCGGGGGCGCCGGGCGGTGGGACGCGGGAGCCGGTGGCGCTGGACGGTGGGACGCGGGAGCCGGTGGCGCTGGACGGTGGGACGCGGGAGCCGGTGGCGCTGGACGGTGGGACGCGGGAGCCGGTGGTGCCGGGCGGTGGGACGCGGGAGGCGGTGGTGCCGCGCCAGCCCGAGATCAGCCTACGGGCCGCCGCCACCGCGCCCTCCTCCCGCGTCAGACCCAGCTCCGACCACGTCAGCCCGCCGGGCGTGATGTCGCTCGCCCGGACGGCGCCCGAGTCGATCACTCGGATGTGCCCCACACCGGCGGCCGCCAGCAGGACCACGATCTGAGCACCCACCCGCCCGGCCCCATAGACCCGCACCCGGGCGGTCCGCCGCCGCATCAGGAGCCCGATTCCGCCCTCGGGCGCGGTCGAGGCCAGGTCCAGGGCATCGAGGTCGGGTCTCAAACGGTCGCGCTCGGCCAGTGTGAGGTCGCGAAGGGGCGCGGGGCTGGTGGCGGCGTCGTGGAGCGCGCCTTGCGCGGTGAGCTGGTCAAGCAGGGAACGCGCGCCGCACTCGTCGAGCCCGGCGGCGTTGGCCGCGTCCAGCACGCGCGCCAGGTCACGGGTGCCGTCGAGGCCCTCGAGCCACTGCTGGACTGATCGGGCCAGACCGGACAGCTTGATGGCGCGCAGCGGGTGCACGCCGTATTGCAGGGTCTGCTCGTCGCGGACGATGCGCCGGAGGGCGGGCTTCACACGTGGCCTCATGGCGGGAAAGGTTCGCACGGCGCAGCAAGATCCCGAGTGGGTTCCGGCCCGCCTGTGGATAACTTCCGGCCCTCGTCTGCGTCCGGCCCGCGCGCGATGAGGTCCCGCCGGTTGCGAGGCGAAGGATAAAGATCCGGTAAATCAATCTTTCCTGAAGAATGACCTACGCTTCCCCGGCCGGTCATCGCCTCGAAGATCGCCCAGTAACCCGTATCGATTGCCGCAAGTCCGCCCAAAGCTGCCCAGAACCAAGACCATCAAGGCCCTGAAACCCGCGCTGTGCTGGGAATTCCTGTCCCGCCCCGCCACCAGGACCCCGTCAGGCCTGCTGGAGTGCCTGGCCGCGCATCGGGAAACGCGTCTGCCCAAATTCACCGGGTCTTAATCATCTGACCAGCAGAAACAACGTCCACCCTCTGTGGAATTTCGCCAGTCTCGGCTACCGTGCATATGTGCCCCCCGAGACAGTCGAGGTTCGTCGCAGTTCTCGTCGCCGGCGTACGGTTTCCGCCTACCGCGACGGCGACAAGACGATCGTGCTCCTGCCCGCCTGGCTGAGCGGTGAAGACGCGGATGAATGGGTGAGCCGGATGCTGGATCGGCTGGCCGCGAAGGAAAGCCGGCGGAGGCCGACCGAAGAGGGCCTGCTGGAGCGGGCCAGGGAGCTGTCGGCGAAATATCTCGACGGCAAGGCCGAGCCCGTGAGCGTGCGCTGGGTCGACAACCAGCAACACCGCTGGGGCTCCTGCACCCCGGAGAACGGAACGATCCGGATCTCCACCCGCCTCAAGGGCCTGCCCGAATGGGTCATCAACTACGTGATCATCCACGAGCTCGTGCACCTGCTCGTGCCCAGCCACGGCCCCCAGTTCTGGGCGCTGGTGGAACAGTATCCGAAAGCGGAGCGGGCGCGCGGGTTCTTGGAGGGGTTCTCCGCCGCGGCCCATACGGCGCCGGAGGAGTGTTGACGCGGCTCGCCGCGGTCCTCGTACGTCAGCACATGGCGCAGGCGGCGCCGCCGGGCGTCGACCCGCGAGAGTTCCTCGAGGCGATGGCCGAGGACACCTACGAGATGGTCGCGGGACTCGAGCTCGTCACCCCCGTCCTGATCACCAGTGTGCCCGGCCTGGAGGAGATCGTCTGGCCCGGCACCGAGATCGTCACGATAGCGGAGGACGAGCCGTTGCAGGCCGTGCTCGGCCGGCTCAAGGCCGATCAGGCCGCCGTGATCTGCGGTGACGCGCCAGACCTGCCGCCCCTGCTGGTCGGCAAACTGTTCAGGGAGCTCGGCAGGGCGGAGATCGCCGTCTGCCCGGCGGAGAACGGCGGCGCCGTGGCTCTGGCCTGCGCACTTCCCGCCCCCGCCTGGGCCGCCCCGGACCTGGACGACGAGAACGTGGTGGGCGCGCTGCGCGCCCAGGCCCCGGGACCCCGGAGGGTCGCCACCACCCCGGGCTGGCACCGCCTGCGCACACCGCAAGACGTCGAACGCCTGGACCCCGGCCTCGAGGGTTGGGACAACACCAGAGCGCTGATCAGCGCACGGTGAGCGACCCGGCTCAGGTCCACGGTGAGCGACCCGGCTCAGGTCCACGGTGAGCGACCCGGCTCAGGGCGCGAGGCGTGACCTGGCTCAGGGCACGGTGAGCGCGGCCAGCACGGCGCGATGGTCGGTTCCCGGGACGTCACGCACGCTGACTTCCCGTACGCCCACCCGCTGGTCCACCAGCACATGGTCGATCGTGATGATCGGCGGCACCCGCTTGTTGGCCGGCCACGTCGGGATCAACCCCGCCCCCACCTGAGCCGCAGCGTCCTTGTAACCCCTGGCCAGCAGCTTACGCAGGGCCGCGTGGTCGAGGGAGGCGTTGAAGTCGCCCGCCAGGATCCGCACCCGGTCGGGAGAGGTGGACGGCAGGGCGGCCAGCGCGTCGTTCCACTGGGTGACGTTCGGGCCGAGCGGCGGGTAGGGGTGCACGTCGACGAACTCGATCGGGTTCCCGCCAGGCAACGACACCAGCGCGGCGGGCATCTTGTGCCCCACCGGCGGCGCCACGTCGGGCAGCTGCTCCATGGCGTGCTTGGAGTAGAGCCCGCTGCCGCCGGCGCTCCACTCGTCCTCCAGCACGCGATGCGGCATCAGCTCTTTGAGCCCGGCCGCGTCCAAGTCGGCGACCGCCCCGGGCGTCAGCTCCTGCGTGCTGAGCACGTCAGGCTCGAACTCCCGGACCAGCTTCATGATCGCGTCGATGTCGGCCCTGCCGTACAGCATGTTGATCGTCATGACCTTGAGCGGCCGGCCGGCCGTCGCCTCGGCCGTGCCCAGTGCCCTGGGCAGCACGCTGAAACCGAGTGCGGTCGTGGTGAGTAACGCCACGGCGGTGGCCGCGCGTTTGCGCCCGACCGCGGCGATCAGGAGGGGAACCAGCGAGCCCGCCGCCGCGTACGGGGTCGCGGTCATGAGCTGCGTGGGCAACGACCCCCGCTCCAGCCCCGCCACCCTGGCGACCGCCCACGCCGCGAACGGGCTCACGGCCACCCACGTCAGCGCCGACCCGGTGAACCTCCGGCGTCTGCGAGCGGGCGTCACGATCGTGCCGCCGATGGGCGACTCAGCCGAAGTGCTCACCAAATCCCCCTCTGGAGAACGACGCAAAGGACTCTAGCCAAGTGCGCGCGAACCAGAGCCGAGCACGGCCTGTCCACGTTTGGCCAATCGCCGCGTCGCGTCGTCCGACGGGTCGGGGATCTCGTCGACGGGGAACCAGCGCAGGTCCAGCGACTCCTCGCTGATCACCGCCTCGGCGCCGGGCGGCGCCACGGCCGCGTACTCGACGTCGAGGTGCCAGCTGTTCGGCGGGTGGCACCACACGACGTGCTTGTCCACCGCCAGCGGGCCAGGAAGCAGCTCAAGTCCGGAAATGCCGGACTCCTCCCAGGCTTCCCGCAGCGCCGCGGCCGCGAGCGAGGTGTCGGAGACCTCGCAGTGCCCGCCCATCGGCAACCACATCCCGGCCTTCGGATGCAGCGTGAGCAGCACCTGCGTGCCGTCGTGCGACAGCACCGCCGTCGTCGCCGTCAAGTGCCCGGGCACACACGCGCGCGACATCGCGTCGTCGTGCGCCCGCAGGTGGTCGAGGAACTCCTTGCGCAGCGCCTCTTCCTCGGGCGTGGGCGCGGTCCAGGCGGACAGCACCGCCACCGCGTCGCGGTGCAGGCTCAACTCTTGTCGCCCTCGCCGTCGCCCGGCTCGCGCTGGTCGCCCTGCTCGCCTTCAGCCTCGGTGCCGCTCGGCTTGCCCTCGAACTGGGAGATGTCCCAGGCGGCCTCGCCGCGGACGAACGCGTCGGGGTCGTCGAGGTCGTCGGCCGTCGGCATGAGGTCCGGGTGGCCCCACAGCGCGTCGCGGCCGTCGATCCCGCGCTCGATCTCCAGAGCCCGCCACAGCGCCGCCGCCTCGCGCAGCCGCCGGGGCCGCAGCTCCAGCCCCACCAGCGTCCCGAACGTGACCTCGGCGGGACCGCCGGTGGCCCGGCGCCTGCGTACGGTCTCGGCCAGGGCGACGGCGGAGGGCAGCTTGCCTTCGGCGGCCCGGTCGACCACGGTGGCGACCCAGCCCTCGACCAGGGCGAGCATCGTCTCCAGCCGCGCCAGGGCGGCCTTCTGCCGCTCGGTCTCCTCAGGCTTGAGCAGCTTGCCGCCGCTCAGCGCCTCCTGGATCGCCTCGGGGTTGTTGATGTCGAGCCCGCGGATCTGCTCTTCGAGCGCGGAAGTGTCGAGCGTGATGCCCTTGGCGTATTCCTCGACCGCGCCCAGCAGGTGCGAGCGCAGCCACGGCACGTGCTGGAACAGCCGGTGGTGCGCGGCCTCGCGCAGCGCCAGATAGATCCTGATCTCCTCGGAGGGCATCTCCAGGCCCTCGCTGAAGGAGGCGATCCCGCCGGGCAGCAGCGCGGCCGTGTCGGACAGTGGCAGGCCGATGTCGGTCGTGCCGATCACCTCGCGGGCGAGCGAGCCGATGGCCTGGCCGATCTGCTGGCCGACCATCATGCCGCCCATTTGCTTGAGCATGCCCATGAGAGGGCCGGCCATCTGCTGGGCCTCGGGCGGCAGGCCCGAGCCGCCGAGAGCGCCGCCCATGGTCTCGACCATGCGCTCGGCGATCGGCTCGCAAAGTTTGCGCCAAATCGGGATGGTGTTTTCGATCCACTCGGACCGGCTCCAGGCCTGCGGGTTGGCCACGCCGCTGGGCAGCGCGGTCGCCTCGTTCAGCCACAGGTCGGCCAGGCTCAGCGCCTCCACGATCTGGCGGCGCTCGCCTTCCATGACGCTCGGATCGCCCTCGGCCACCACGGCATGCCGGGCGATGTTCTTCGCCATGTCCCAGTTGACAGGGCCTGAACCCTGAGGCGCCGACAACATATCGGCGAACTGGCGCATCGCCTGAGCCATCTGCTCAGGGTTGCCGAACATGGCGAACGGGTTTTCGTTAGGGTCGTTTTCGCGACCTGGCAGGTCAGTCACCGCTCTA includes:
- a CDS encoding NUDIX hydrolase, translated to MSLHRDAVAVLSAWTAPTPEEEALRKEFLDHLRAHDDAMSRACVPGHLTATTAVLSHDGTQVLLTLHPKAGMWLPMGGHCEVSDTSLAAAALREAWEESGISGLELLPGPLAVDKHVVWCHPPNSWHLDVEYAAVAPPGAEAVISEESLDLRWFPVDEIPDPSDDATRRLAKRGQAVLGSGSRALG
- a CDS encoding ThiF family adenylyltransferase; translation: MKPALRRIVRDEQTLQYGVHPLRAIKLSGLARSVQQWLEGLDGTRDLARVLDAANAAGLDECGARSLLDQLTAQGALHDAATSPAPLRDLTLAERDRLRPDLDALDLASTAPEGGIGLLMRRRTARVRVYGAGRVGAQIVVLLAAAGVGHIRVIDSGAVRASDITPGGLTWSELGLTREEGAVAAARRLISGWRGTTASRVPPPGTTGSRVPPSSATGSRVPPSSATGSRVPPSSATGSRVPPPGAPGSASSASGLQAGQGRSAPPQGTPAQRAQVPMVQAHRARASTGQAQRTQASTAQAPGTQAQAGTGRGGDGAQPVTRRRRKDQRIDGQERVRPAVEVLAGGTYLGDRSDRPDLVILAPVGPLDGVLVNELTCLGIPHLLASAFEGHGTVGPLVLPGETACLHCLDLTRRDHDPAWPIVTARLGGYPPGEIACDTTLATLVAAQATGHALAHLDGQEPAVTNGTMDVSPDWHWKRQAWRVHPQCRCMRNDPYSLRMVMSPKRD
- a CDS encoding endonuclease/exonuclease/phosphatase family protein, translating into MSTSAESPIGGTIVTPARRRRRFTGSALTWVAVSPFAAWAVARVAGLERGSLPTQLMTATPYAAAGSLVPLLIAAVGRKRAATAVALLTTTALGFSVLPRALGTAEATAGRPLKVMTINMLYGRADIDAIMKLVREFEPDVLSTQELTPGAVADLDAAGLKELMPHRVLEDEWSAGGSGLYSKHAMEQLPDVAPPVGHKMPAALVSLPGGNPIEFVDVHPYPPLGPNVTQWNDALAALPSTSPDRVRILAGDFNASLDHAALRKLLARGYKDAAAQVGAGLIPTWPANKRVPPIITIDHVLVDQRVGVREVSVRDVPGTDHRAVLAALTVP
- a CDS encoding M48 metallopeptidase family protein, producing the protein MPPETVEVRRSSRRRRTVSAYRDGDKTIVLLPAWLSGEDADEWVSRMLDRLAAKESRRRPTEEGLLERARELSAKYLDGKAEPVSVRWVDNQQHRWGSCTPENGTIRISTRLKGLPEWVINYVIIHELVHLLVPSHGPQFWALVEQYPKAERARGFLEGFSAAAHTAPEEC
- a CDS encoding zinc-dependent metalloprotease, with amino-acid sequence MFGNPEQMAQAMRQFADMLSAPQGSGPVNWDMAKNIARHAVVAEGDPSVMEGERRQIVEALSLADLWLNEATALPSGVANPQAWSRSEWIENTIPIWRKLCEPIAERMVETMGGALGGSGLPPEAQQMAGPLMGMLKQMGGMMVGQQIGQAIGSLAREVIGTTDIGLPLSDTAALLPGGIASFSEGLEMPSEEIRIYLALREAAHHRLFQHVPWLRSHLLGAVEEYAKGITLDTSALEEQIRGLDINNPEAIQEALSGGKLLKPEETERQKAALARLETMLALVEGWVATVVDRAAEGKLPSAVALAETVRRRRATGGPAEVTFGTLVGLELRPRRLREAAALWRALEIERGIDGRDALWGHPDLMPTADDLDDPDAFVRGEAAWDISQFEGKPSGTEAEGEQGDQREPGDGEGDKS